In a genomic window of Immundisolibacter sp.:
- the mraZ gene encoding division/cell wall cluster transcriptional repressor MraZ translates to MFRGITALNLDAKGRMAIPSRYRERLQSDGVTQLILTLDHRGHCLLLYSLPEWEAIERELIRAPNLLEVVDQLKHTLIGHATECEPDTQGRILLPAMLRELVGIGRQVMLVGLGNKFELWDEQAWDQRRQGWLRAAQDGAVQLPEQLSRLAF, encoded by the coding sequence ATGTTTCGCGGAATCACGGCGCTCAATCTTGACGCCAAGGGTCGGATGGCTATTCCGAGCCGTTACCGTGAGCGCCTACAAAGCGATGGTGTGACCCAGCTCATCCTCACGCTCGATCACCGCGGACACTGCCTGTTGCTGTATTCGCTGCCCGAATGGGAGGCGATCGAGCGCGAGCTGATCCGCGCCCCGAACCTACTGGAAGTGGTGGACCAACTCAAACACACCCTGATCGGGCACGCCACCGAGTGCGAGCCGGACACGCAGGGCCGCATCCTGCTGCCGGCGATGCTGCGTGAGCTGGTCGGCATCGGCCGTCAGGTGATGCTGGTTGGGCTCGGCAACAAATTCGAACTGTGGGACGAGCAGGCTTGGGATCAGCGGCGCCAGGGTTGGCTGCGTGCTGCCCAGGACGGCGCCGTGCAACTGCCGGAGCAGCTCAGCCGGCTGGCGTTTTGA
- a CDS encoding type IV pilus twitching motility protein PilT — MSDALPPDHPQPGTTRSPVAASDSEAYLRHLVTMAVESRVSDLHLKAGLPPYWRHLGELDPIPDQPVLVPQDVAGVAAVLMSERHTVQFNERQQVDLAYGVTGIGRLRANIYRQRGSVAMALRVIPTEIPSAADLALPAAIELFSKTKRGMVLITGATGSGKSTTLAALIEIINKRDRRHVVTIEDPIEYLFKDKKSVVNQREVGIDTSGFGDALRAALRQDPDVIFIGELRDAETITTAVRASETGHLVISTLHAPNCYDAITRLLSYFPPQEQDTQRKAIAANLRGIVSQRLLPRADGSGRVAAFEVMVVTPTIADMIEDPQRQSDIYEVIKSGKQHAMVSFDDYLYDLVESGQISRDTALANASNVTDLRLRFQGF; from the coding sequence ATGTCCGACGCGCTGCCCCCCGATCACCCCCAGCCAGGCACTACGCGTTCGCCGGTGGCCGCGTCAGACAGTGAGGCCTATTTGCGCCACCTGGTGACGATGGCGGTCGAAAGCCGCGTGTCCGATTTGCATTTGAAGGCCGGACTGCCTCCCTACTGGAGGCATCTGGGGGAACTTGACCCGATCCCCGACCAGCCGGTTCTGGTGCCCCAGGATGTCGCGGGTGTCGCGGCCGTATTGATGAGCGAGCGTCATACAGTGCAGTTCAACGAGCGACAGCAGGTTGATCTGGCGTACGGCGTTACCGGCATAGGCCGTCTGCGCGCCAACATCTATCGCCAGCGCGGCAGCGTGGCCATGGCGCTGCGGGTGATTCCCACGGAGATTCCGAGCGCCGCCGACCTGGCGTTGCCAGCGGCGATAGAGCTGTTCAGCAAGACCAAACGCGGCATGGTGCTGATCACCGGCGCCACCGGTTCGGGTAAGTCCACCACCCTGGCGGCGCTGATCGAGATAATCAATAAACGCGACCGGCGCCACGTCGTGACCATCGAGGACCCCATCGAGTACCTGTTCAAGGACAAGAAGTCGGTCGTCAACCAGCGCGAGGTCGGCATAGATACCAGCGGTTTTGGTGATGCCTTGCGCGCTGCCCTGCGCCAGGATCCTGACGTCATATTTATCGGTGAGTTGCGAGATGCCGAGACGATTACGACCGCGGTGCGCGCCAGCGAGACCGGCCATTTGGTGATCTCGACCCTGCACGCGCCCAACTGCTACGACGCCATCACGCGGCTGTTGTCGTACTTCCCGCCGCAGGAGCAGGACACGCAGCGCAAGGCGATTGCGGCCAATCTGCGCGGCATTGTCAGCCAGCGCCTGTTGCCGCGTGCTGACGGCAGCGGTCGGGTGGCGGCGTTCGAGGTCATGGTGGTCACACCGACCATCGCCGACATGATCGAGGATCCGCAGCGCCAGTCCGATATCTACGAGGTGATCAAGTCGGGCAAGCAGCATGCCATGGTGAGCTTCGACGACTATCTGTACGACTTGGTCGAGAGCGGCCAGATCAGTCGCGATACGGCCCTGGCCAACGCCTCAAACGTGACTGACCTGCGACTGCGCTTCCAGGGGTTTTGA